Proteins encoded within one genomic window of Candidatus Dadabacteria bacterium:
- a CDS encoding nucleotidyltransferase substrate binding protein, with product MSSEKKRWQYRFDNFSRPYFLLREAVERDKAGELDQLAKEGMIKRFELCIELAWKTMKDYLESQNMVFGQVTPRAVLKESIAGNLVSGGEGWMSALDAHNKLSRTYDFKKFEAVIEQIHARYLDCIGGLYEKLSEAYMEINDG from the coding sequence AAAAGAGATGGCAATACAGGTTCGACAATTTCAGCCGGCCTTATTTTCTGCTGAGAGAGGCCGTGGAGAGAGACAAGGCCGGGGAACTGGACCAGCTCGCAAAAGAAGGCATGATCAAGCGGTTTGAACTCTGTATTGAACTTGCCTGGAAGACGATGAAGGACTATCTTGAGAGTCAGAACATGGTATTCGGTCAAGTCACCCCCAGGGCAGTCTTAAAGGAATCTATAGCGGGAAATTTAGTATCAGGCGGAGAAGGCTGGATGAGCGCACTTGACGCGCACAACAAGCTGAGTCGCACCTATGATTTTAAAAAGTTCGAAGCTGTGATAGAGCAAATACATGCAAGATACCTTGACTGTATCGGCGGGCTGTACGAGAAATTGTCCGAGGCTTATATGGAGATTAATGATGGCTGA